The stretch of DNA GCGCCACAATACCGGGTTGGCGGATCAACAGTTCACCCGCTCCGACGAGTAAGGCGTCGTAAATCGATTGCGGAGCAATTCCCTGATTGAGCATCTGCACGACAGCAGCACAAGCGTCGTCGGGTGTTCCGCTCCGCAAGCCTGATAACAAGTCGGTCGTCGCTGCCGAATTGACTTCGCCGCCGGTCCATTCAGCGCGGATGGTTTCGGCCAGTGCCGCGTTGGTTCGCCAAGGGCGATCGGGCGCCAGGTCGCTATCAGCGGGATTGGGTTCGTTGTGGTGGTTGAGCAACGCATACGCTAACGACCGCAACACTGGTTCGGCATTTTGCCAGCCGATACACTGCAGCGTCCGCCAACTGTTGGCGACGTAGATTGCCTTATGTCCGATGCTGCGAAAATCGCGAGCAGCATAGTGCGCGAACAATTCAAACACCTGGTTCGCACCGGCAGTCCGCGCCAAAGCGGCAACAGCGGCATCGGCCCCCGCGACGTCCCAACGATCCATCGCGGTCTTGAACGCTTTGCGGGCTTGGTGCGCAGGGGGAACGGCCGCTTCGTTAACGGCTGCCATCGTCCAGTCCCCTTCGGTGATGTCGCGCTGCTGCGAATCTTTGAATTCGTCCAGCGCCCAAAAAATCGGCAACCAGCGATCCTGAGCGGGAGAAGAGAGGCTTGCCAAGTGCGCCGAATTGACCACGAGCACGGCATGGAATTTAAATCCGACCGACGGCCGCGGTTGCACATTGCGGACACCGGCCAACAGCAGCGCCGCTAAGACTTCGCGATAACTGAGCCCGCCGTGAATCCTCGCCGCGACTTTCTCCAGCAACTGCTCGCGCGGCGTCTCTTCCAGCAATCGAACTGTCGGTTCAATCTCCGCCCCGAAATGAACCTTTGCCGCATCCAATTTCGCCTCAGCCGCAGAGACAGCCGGCAATTGCGCGAGAAACGACGTGCCCGATAATCCAAACAGCCCGGTCGCAGAGGCACCCCGTAAAAAGTCCCGTCGAGTAGCATGTGTAGACATGAGTCGGTCCTCCTGGGGAGAGTTACCGTGGTGGAAACAAAACGCGAATTTGATTGCCCGTCTGGATCATAGCAACGGTAACACTCCGGTCTATAGATTTAAGGATACAACTAAACTTGCCAGAGGAGTGGACAGTTGTATACAATAGGTTTACTCCGGCCGACGGGACGAATTTCTGATATTATGTGTAAACAATTCGTCGCGGAATTTAAAAGCGAGGAGGAGGTGGAGAATGATCGACAGTTCAACGAATGAGAAATTGGTCGTTTCCGGCGATGGCAACGATGGCCCCTATATCATGGTCCCCATCCGGCAGATGGGTGCCGTTTGCGCAGTGCTGGACGACAGCCAGATTTCCTACTGGGTCGATGAATTCGCTATTTCATTGGATGGGGAACCGGAGATTTCTGTGATTAATCTCGGTAAAGGAATTGATAAGCAAGAAGTCCAACGAATACTCGATTGCGCTGCCTAATTATTAGAATTGGATGCACGCATGCCTTTGGTGGATGATATCGATCAATTGCGCAATGACACAGTGGCAGCGCTCAATGACGCTCATGACTACTATTGGAATACATCAGCCGCGTGGCGGCTTGTGCAAAACATGGTTCATCAGGGGCGTTCCATTTTGATTAAAAATGCGCCAACGGGTTCTACGATTCGGGGACCGGAGCTTTCGCTGCTTGGACAAAAGTATGTCGCAAGTTACCTCTCGTCGGCGACCTTCCAACATTTCATCGCGTTGTTTGAATGGTTCGCAGTCGATTTTATGAAGCTGTGGCTTCGTGCCCATCCTGGCTCGCTGGGCAAACAGCAAGTCGATGTTGCCACGATTCTTACATGTCACGACAAATCGGAGATCGTTGAACGGGCCATCGAAAAAAGACTGCTTGACGTCGCCTACGGCCCCATTACAAAGTGGATGAACTACATCGAGCAAACCACCGGCATTTCTTGTCTCGATAGCAATCAAGTGCAACGCCTGTCAGAAATCAAAGCCTCCCGCGACTTGTTGGCACATAACAACGGGATCGTCAATTCGCTCTATCGCGAAAGAGCAGGAGACCATGCTCGCTTTCATGATGGTGACACTTTGGAATTGCCGGCGCATTACCACCGTGAATCGTGGGAATTTATTCGACAGACGGTAAACGACATCGCCGATGCAGGCATCGACAAAATGCAGTCCTAGCCAAAACCTTCACCGCACTCCGTGCCCGCCGCGGTAATCTTTGATAGCGCGGGTTATCGCGTCCAATTCTTCAGCGGTGGGTTTGCCCTGCTTGAGTGCGTGGGTGATGAGCGATGCGGCGGAACCGGAGAAGGCGCGGTTGAGGAGATCCTTAACCAGTCCGCCGTTGGTCCGCTCCCGGTCGATGCGGGCTTTGTAAAGATAGGCCGATCCATGTGCCTTGCGCATCAACAGGCCCTTGTCGGTCATCGTGTTTAGCAAATTCAACACGGACGAATAGGCTCGCGGCCGCCGTCGACCAAGTTGTTCCATCATTTGCCGGACCGAACACGGTTCTTCTTCCCAGAGCACTTGCAGAACTTCGAGTTCTTTGGGTGTAGGATAGGGAAGTTGGGCTCGGGCCATGGGTCTCAAATGCCATGAGGTAACTGACGCAACAACAAGAGCGGAATTCTACTGCGGGCAACGTTACTGTCAACGGCAATTCGTGCGGCGGACGATGCCGTCAGGCGCGTCCCGGCGGAGCTTCTGCCAGTGTAGGACAGTTTTGAATAGTTCTACAAACGTGTTGTAGGGGGAGATTCGTTGGTAGTGCGAAGACCCTCACCCCGGCCCTCTCCCAGAGGGAGAGGGAGAAAAGTTGTAACGATGCGCAGCACCGTAGGATGCGTCGCGACGCACCTTTCTCGCGTAGGACGATCAGTCCCCCTAACCAAGGCGACGCGGCAAAACTTTGTCCGAACATCGTACTGCGAGAATTCAAAAAGTGCACAAGCGATGTGTTGGTATGGAGAACCACTCGGCAGTGCGAAGACCCTCACCCCGGCCCTCTCCCAGAGGGAGAGGGAGGAAAGTTGTAACGATGCGCAGCGACCAACGGGAGCGGCCTATTAAAAACCGAGCGGAAGCTCGCACCAAGCGGCTGAGCCGCCTGAGCCGCCTAGGTGAGTT from Symmachiella dynata encodes:
- a CDS encoding BlaI/MecI/CopY family transcriptional regulator, which gives rise to MARAQLPYPTPKELEVLQVLWEEEPCSVRQMMEQLGRRRPRAYSSVLNLLNTMTDKGLLMRKAHGSAYLYKARIDRERTNGGLVKDLLNRAFSGSAASLITHALKQGKPTAEELDAITRAIKDYRGGHGVR